One genomic segment of Sminthopsis crassicaudata isolate SCR6 chromosome 4, ASM4859323v1, whole genome shotgun sequence includes these proteins:
- the CNTROB gene encoding centrobin isoform X8, translating to MENVRGHLQSMLQASRDTAPRDNLIPGTVPERREEDSFDSDSTATLLNTRPLQELSPPSSAPALEELFPRYTSIRPGTPHYFPDLQGLRDALDTEHTRRRHCERHIQNLQTRVLELQQQLAVAVAADRKKDLMIEQLDKTLARVVEGWNRHEAERTEVLRGLQEEQKAIELTRSQQQETIARLEQSLKQTKEALSREREGTNQQQQEQETLKEARQALARSLEREQQRCRTLQEERDEARAEQLNQNRELEALQAALEEKHQAWTQREHQLEERCKSIQEEGRIQLEREQANSQRDVQAAREAQQLLSSVQSDVRRLEEELDTARRERDALQLETSLVQARFEAQRVQMESELAILLEQRVTERLAQVQESSLRQVSSLREQHRKQLQELTEQHQQELSNQLDQFHGELSEREDRHQQVAQDYELRLAHEQARVRELRMIHRQLEEQRVELVERFQSMLRAHWDEAHQLLSTTAPSQVPPPGTPSSLVSCPREPEKEERRAWSMPPAAVALKPVLQQNREPREELPGGLAHPCTPSPDLSLLLGPNFQSQHSFQPLEPKPDLTPPSDPGGFPPEHRAERPFPEVLGDRGEGTLEQDLPPPQLEELKHYLHQFLEPVSQSCVSPTIDLLPRKPGTLIVPPWEEAPPLSRPPPPVHKTKVPLAKASCLFRIPEPSPTPPQSGSHESCSPERGGEGRPISPRQLAELSRLLRQYQPRSNGGPSTEDLLLYLRGSEHSGVEGRGDGIPRRNVDTRLGEVLRKELPSQASSRRPASTHKAEKPVGRKKSGHPAPGSARSRSGIWR from the exons ATGGAAAATGTACGGGGTCACCTCCAAAGCATGCTCCAAGCTTCTCGGGACACTGCTCCTC GGGATAACCTTATTCCAGGTACTGTCCCAGAGAGACGAGAAGAAGACTCTTTTGACAGTGACAGCACAGCCACTCTGCTCAA TACTCGGCCCCTCCAAGAGCTATCTCCACCCAGCTCAGCTCCAGCCTTGGAGGAGTTGTTCCCTCGATATACTAGTATCCGTCCTGGAACTCCTCACTACTTTCCTGATCTGCAGGGACTAAGAGATGCCTTGGACACAGAACATACCCGCCGTAGG CATTGTGAACGTCACATCCAGAATCTACAGACTCGTGTGTTAGAACTACAGCAGCAATTAGCTGTTGCTGTGGCTGCAGACCGAAAGAAAGACCTTATGATTGAGCAACTGGACAAG ACCTTGGCCCGAGTGGTAGAGGGCTGGAACCGACATGAGGCTGAAAGGACAGAAGTTCTTCGGGGGCTGCAAGAGGAGCAAAAGGCTATTGAACTTACACGAAGCCAACAGCAAGAG ACTATAGCTCGACTAGAACAGAGTCTAAAGCAGACGAAGGAAGCCCTGAGTAGGGAGCGGGAAGGGACCAaccaacagcaacaggagcaagAGACATTG AAGGAAGCTCGACAAGCTTTAGCTCGTAGCTTAGAGCGGGAACAGCAACGGTGTCGGACTCTACAGGAGGAGCGGGATGAGGCTCGGGCAGAGCAGCTAAATCAGAACAGAGAACTAGAAGCACTCCAAGCTGCCTTGGAGGAAAAGCATCAGGCCTGGACCCAGCGTGAACATCAGCTTGAAGAACGCTGTAAAAGTATACAAGAAGAGGGCCGGATCCAATTGGAGAGGGAACAG gCAAACTCCCAGCGGGATGTACAAGCTGCCCGAGAGGCTCAGCAACTCCTATCATCTGTTCAGTCTGATGTGCGGAGGTTAGAAGAGGAATTGGACACAGCACGGCGAGAAAGAGATGCTTTACAGCTGGAAACCAGCTTAGTGCAG GCCCGGTTTGAAGCCCAGCGAGTACAAATGGAGTCAGAGCTTGCTATTTTGCTAGAGCAGAGAGTAACTGAACGACTAGCCCAGGTGCAAGAGAGCAGTCTTCGACAAGTGAGCAGTCTTCGGGAACAACACAG gaAGCAGTTACAAGAGTTAACTGAGCAGCATCAACAGGAATTGTCTAATCAATTGGATCAATTCCATGGGGAGTTGTCAGAGCGAGAAGATCGGCATCAGCAGGTGGCTCAAGACTATGAGCTCAG ATTGGCTCATGAGCAGGCCCGAGTACGGGAATTACGTATGATACACCGGCAGCTAGAAGAACAGCGGGTAGAGCTGGTAGAGAGGTTCCAGTCCATGCTTCGGGCTCATTGGGATGAGGCACACCAGCTGCTCAGTACCACAGCCCCTTCTCAG GTCCCTCCCCCTGGTACTCCCAGCTCCTTGGTCTCCTGTCCCAGAGAACctgaaaaagaggagaggagggctTGGAGCATGCCTCCTGCTGCAGTGGCTCTGAAGCCAGTGTTGCAACAGAACAGGGAGCCAAGGGAGGAGCTGCCTGGAGGCCTAGCACATCCTTGTACTCCCTCACCTGATCTCAGCCTTCTGCTAGGTCCTAATTTCCAGAGCCAGCATAGCTTTCAGCCTTTGGAGCCTAAACCTGATCTTACGCCACCCTCAG atcCTGGAGGCTTTCCTCCTGAGCATAGAGCAGAACGACCATTCCCTGAGGTTCTTGGAGACAGAGGAGAAGGGACCCTGGAACAAGATTTGCCCCCTCCACAGCTGGAAGAGCTGAAGCACTATCTGCACCAG TTCTTGGAACCAGTGTCCCAAAGCTGTGTGAGTCCCACCATTGATCTGCTGCCCCGTAAACCTG GTACCCTGATAGTTCCTCCTTGGGAGGAAGCCCCTCCGCTATCACGGCCCCCACCACCTGTCCACAAAACTAAAGTACCACTAGCCAAGGCATCCTGTCTTTTCCGGATACCTGAGCCCTCTCCAACTCCTCCACAAAGCGGTAGCCATGAAAGTTGCTCCCCAGAGAGAG GTGGAGAGGGGAGACCAATATCTCCCCGGCAACTGGCAGAGCTGTCTCGGCTGCTTCGACAGTACCAGCCCCGAAGCAATGGTGGCCCTTCTACTGAGGATCTTTTATTGTATTTAAGGGGATCGGAGCATAGTGG AGTTGAAGGTCGAGGGGATGGTATCCCCAGAAGAAATGTAGACACACGCTTGGGAGAGGTTCTCCGGAAAGAG CTTCCTTCTCAGGCCTCATCTCGTCGCCCTGCTAGTACTCATAAGGCTGAGAAACCAGTGGGTAGGAAGAAAAGCGGCCATCCAGCACCAGGCAGTGCTAGGAGTCGAAGTGGAATCTGGAGATAG